One segment of Carya illinoinensis cultivar Pawnee chromosome 1, C.illinoinensisPawnee_v1, whole genome shotgun sequence DNA contains the following:
- the LOC122303421 gene encoding cucumber peeling cupredoxin-like, protein MDQKFTSIVVIFFGVIATVFLQFTEAQTVHVVGDSIGWTVPTGGASTYQTWAASKQFAVGDILSFNFVTNAHDVLQVPKESYDSCSSSNHIGDTITIGPVNITLSTAGAHYYICTLGRHCHSGQKLSITVSSSPSDIPPTSTSTPPSTPTNPATPSPTSGTPADCTPTPASSPALTPRTVSPPNSSSSSVFASLFISLLSIAMGFLF, encoded by the exons ATGGATCAGAAGTTTACAAGTATTGTGGTTATATTTTTCGGTGTTATTGCTACGGTGTTTTTACAATTCACAGAAGCACAAACAGTACATGTGGTAGGAGATAGCATTGGTTGGACAGTTCCAACGGGTGGTGCTTCCACATATCAAACTTGGGCAGCTAGTAAGCAGTTCGCGGTTGGTGATATCCTAT CGTTCAATTTCGTTACAAATGCGCATGATGTTCTTCAAGTGCCGAAAGAATCCTATGACAGTTGCAGCTCGTCTAATCACATCGGTGACACCATCACCATTGGTCCTGTCAACATAACTCTGTCCACTGCTGGCGCCCACTACTACATCTGTACTCTTGGTCGGCATTGCCATTCAGGCCAGAAGTTGTCGATTACCGTCTCGAGCTCTCCAAGTGATATCCCACCTACAAGTACGAGTACTCCACCTTCCACCCCAACAAATCCTGCCACACCATCTCCAACATCAGGGACCCCTGCTGATTGCACTCCAACACCTGCATCATCCCCTGCTCTAACTCCAAGGACAGTGTCGCCACCTAATTCTTCATCATCTAGCGTCTTTGCTAGTTTATTCATCTCTTTGTTGTCCATAGCCATGGGCTTCCTTTTCTAG
- the LOC122303428 gene encoding mavicyanin-like: MQKFTSTSVVVVLGVISAVFIQCVAAQTVHVVGDSLGWSIPPDGAVAYDNWAAIRKFVVSDILTFNFATSEHDVLHIPKESYDSCSLANPIGETLTRGPVNITLSNAGNVYYICIFHQHWQSGHKLVIFVSGSLDATPPTNNTPPSTQTPPRSTRRRRRSTQNIPTRQAASEQSTGPTYGSDATRGFFIIWGLC, encoded by the exons ATGCAGAAGTTTACGAGTACTTCAGTTGTGGTTGTCTTGGGTGTAATTTCTGCGGTTTTTATACAATGCGTGGCGGCACAAACAGTACATGTTGTGGGAGATAGCTTGGGTTGGAGCATTCCACCAGATGGTGCTGTGGCATATGACAATTGGGCTGCCATTAGGAAGTTCGTGGTCAGTGATATTCTAA CTTTCAACTTCGCCACAAGTGAGCATGACGTCCTTCATATCCCAAAAGAGTCCTATGATTCCTGCAGTTTAGCCAACCCCATTGGCGAGACTCTCACCAGAGGCCCTGTCAACATAACCCTCTCAAATGCTGGCAACGTATACTATATTTGCATCTTCCACCAGCATTGGCAATCAGGCCACAAGTTAGTCATTTTCGTCTCGGGCTCTTTAGATGCTACCCCCCCTACAAACAATACTCCACCTTCAACCCAAACTCCTCCTAGAAGTACTAGGCGTAGGCGGCGGAGCACTCAGAACATCCCAACCCGTCAGGCAGCCAGTGAGCAATCCACCGGCCCAACGTACGGCTCAGATGCTACGCGCGGATTCTTCATCATCTGGGGTCTTTGCTAG